One stretch of Halobaculum marinum DNA includes these proteins:
- a CDS encoding AAA family ATPase: MSDDDGVALTVRGAAKRDAGRGIARLSDATMSRLGVLSGETVVIVGDRETAAKVWPAGTEADDGEVLVDGETRANAGAKIGTQVRVRKERVGEADAVTLTAPAALDSVDIDESTLARAAKRDLDGRPVSAGEQVRLPHLGGNVFVVRDTRPEGPVKIHDGTRVTVERSGGGSASTASGSTAGSADGGRAGPNTTTSGTGASVDLPTRDRRERGGDGAADDGDTTTGGAPAPTPPAGGVTYEDIGGLDEELDLVRETIELPLSEPEVFARLGIDPPKGVLLHGPPGTGKTLIAKAVANEVDASFISVSGPEITSKYKGESEEKLREIFAQADESAPSIIFFDEIDSIAGQREDGGDMENRIVGQLLSLMDGLDAREDVIVIGATNRVDSIDPALRRGGRFDREIEIGVPGEAGRREILEVHTRRMPLADDVDVDRLAARTYGFVGADIDSLTTEAALTALRRARHDDSEVDLATVEVTRADFESALAAVEPSAMREYVAEQPDTTFDDVGGLTEAKKTLERAVEWPLAYAPLFDAAGADPPTGVLLYGPPGTGKTLLARAIAGESEVNFIEVAGPELLDRYVGESEKAVREVFERARQAAPSIVFFDEIDAIAVDRDGMGGDSSGVGERVVSQLLTELDRASANPNLAVIAATNRREALDDALVRPGRLESHVEVPLPDAEGRRKILAVHTQRTPMADDVDLDEVAEHTEGYSGAELTAVVREATMRAVERVAEEFGDEANDHADALSVTGDDFEAALERVRPHESLD, translated from the coding sequence ATGAGCGACGACGACGGGGTGGCGCTGACGGTCCGCGGCGCGGCCAAGCGCGACGCCGGCCGCGGTATCGCGCGCCTCTCCGACGCGACGATGAGTAGGCTCGGGGTTCTCTCGGGCGAGACGGTCGTGATCGTGGGTGACCGCGAGACGGCGGCGAAGGTGTGGCCCGCCGGCACCGAGGCCGACGACGGCGAGGTCCTCGTCGACGGCGAGACGCGCGCCAACGCCGGCGCGAAGATCGGCACGCAGGTCCGCGTCCGCAAAGAGCGCGTCGGCGAGGCAGACGCCGTCACGCTGACGGCACCCGCCGCGCTCGACTCGGTCGACATCGACGAGTCGACGCTGGCGCGCGCGGCCAAGCGCGACCTCGATGGGCGGCCGGTGAGCGCCGGCGAGCAGGTCCGCCTCCCGCACCTCGGCGGCAACGTGTTCGTCGTCCGCGACACGCGGCCCGAGGGCCCGGTCAAGATCCACGACGGCACGCGCGTCACCGTCGAGCGGTCGGGCGGCGGATCCGCGAGCACCGCCTCGGGGAGCACTGCGGGGTCGGCCGACGGCGGGCGCGCGGGACCGAACACCACCACGTCGGGGACGGGCGCCTCGGTCGACCTCCCGACTCGGGACCGCCGCGAGCGAGGCGGCGACGGCGCCGCCGACGACGGCGACACCACCACCGGCGGTGCCCCGGCGCCGACGCCACCCGCGGGCGGGGTCACCTACGAGGACATCGGGGGTCTCGACGAGGAACTCGACCTCGTGCGCGAGACGATCGAACTCCCGCTGTCCGAACCGGAGGTGTTCGCCCGCCTCGGCATCGACCCGCCGAAAGGCGTCCTCCTGCACGGCCCGCCCGGGACGGGGAAGACGTTGATCGCGAAGGCCGTCGCCAACGAGGTGGACGCCAGTTTCATCTCGGTGTCCGGTCCCGAGATCACCTCGAAGTACAAAGGCGAGAGCGAGGAGAAACTCCGCGAGATATTCGCGCAGGCGGACGAGTCGGCGCCGTCGATCATCTTCTTCGACGAGATCGACTCCATTGCCGGCCAGCGCGAGGACGGCGGCGACATGGAGAACCGGATCGTCGGGCAACTGCTGTCGCTGATGGACGGTCTCGACGCTCGTGAGGACGTGATCGTCATCGGCGCGACGAACCGCGTCGACTCGATCGACCCCGCGCTGCGTCGGGGCGGGCGGTTCGACCGCGAGATCGAGATCGGGGTGCCCGGCGAAGCGGGCCGCCGCGAGATTCTGGAGGTCCACACCCGCCGGATGCCGCTCGCGGACGACGTGGACGTAGACCGACTCGCCGCCCGGACGTACGGCTTCGTCGGCGCTGACATCGACTCGCTGACCACGGAGGCCGCGCTGACGGCGCTCCGGCGCGCCCGCCACGACGACAGCGAGGTCGACCTCGCGACCGTCGAGGTGACCCGTGCGGACTTCGAGTCGGCGCTGGCAGCGGTCGAGCCGTCGGCGATGCGCGAGTACGTGGCCGAACAGCCAGACACCACCTTCGACGACGTGGGGGGCCTGACCGAGGCGAAGAAGACGCTGGAGCGGGCCGTGGAGTGGCCGCTGGCGTACGCGCCGCTGTTCGACGCTGCTGGCGCGGACCCACCGACGGGCGTGCTGCTGTACGGCCCGCCGGGCACCGGGAAGACGCTGCTCGCGCGCGCCATCGCGGGCGAGTCGGAGGTAAACTTCATCGAGGTCGCCGGCCCGGAACTGCTCGACCGCTACGTCGGCGAGTCCGAGAAGGCCGTCCGCGAGGTGTTCGAGCGGGCGCGACAGGCGGCTCCCTCCATCGTCTTCTTCGACGAGATCGACGCCATCGCGGTCGACCGCGACGGGATGGGTGGCGACTCCTCGGGGGTTGGCGAGCGCGTCGTCTCCCAACTGCTCACCGAGTTGGACCGGGCGAGCGCCAACCCCAACCTCGCGGTGATCGCCGCGACCAACCGCCGGGAGGCCCTCGACGACGCGCTCGTGCGCCCCGGTAGACTGGAGAGTCACGTCGAGGTCCCCCTGCCCGACGCCGAGGGTCGCCGGAAGATCCTCGCGGTCCACACCCAACGGACGCCGATGGCAGACGACGTGGACCTCGACGAGGTTGCCGAGCACACCGAGGGGTACTCCGGTGCCGAACTCACTGCGGTCGTCCGCGAGGCGACGATGCGCGCCGTCGAGCGCGTCGCCGAGGAGTTCGGCGACGAGGCGAACGACCACGCCGACGCGTTGTCGGTGACGGGCGACGACTTCGAGGCGGCGCTGGAGCGCGTGCGCCCCCACGAGTCGCTCGACTGA
- a CDS encoding class I SAM-dependent methyltransferase, translating to MTDPYGRAIRDHHRGERTDPLWCVDGDDRVEHPVERYYFAERDDAVYETLDDDGLATPLVDLGAGVGRDVRRFQRRYDGEVVGLDPSGHLVETMRERGLERAVEGDMFALRETFDRDRFRAAYAHGTQVGLARSRHGLRQFLADLAVVTTDDAVAVLDSYDPDADAARDLLGWRPDPTPGLGYRAFHFEYEGSVGDTLVFRLFSPAVLREACAGSAWRVDEVRYDRPEHYEAVLRKA from the coding sequence GTGACCGACCCCTACGGCCGCGCGATCCGAGACCACCATCGCGGCGAGCGAACGGACCCGCTGTGGTGTGTCGACGGCGACGACCGCGTCGAACACCCCGTCGAGCGCTACTACTTCGCCGAGCGCGACGACGCGGTGTACGAGACGCTCGACGACGACGGCCTCGCGACGCCGCTGGTCGACCTGGGTGCCGGTGTCGGACGCGACGTGCGCCGGTTCCAGCGACGCTACGACGGCGAGGTCGTGGGGCTAGACCCGAGCGGGCACCTCGTCGAGACGATGCGCGAGCGGGGCCTCGAGCGCGCCGTCGAGGGCGACATGTTCGCCCTCCGCGAGACGTTCGACCGCGACCGCTTCCGGGCGGCGTACGCCCACGGCACCCAGGTCGGACTCGCGCGCTCCCGGCACGGGCTCCGACAGTTCCTCGCGGACCTGGCTGTCGTGACGACCGACGACGCCGTCGCGGTCCTCGACAGCTACGACCCCGACGCGGACGCCGCGCGCGACCTCCTCGGCTGGCGCCCGGACCCGACGCCGGGGCTGGGCTACCGGGCGTTCCACTTCGAGTACGAGGGCAGCGTCGGCGACACGCTGGTGTTCCGGCTCTTCTCGCCAGCGGTGCTCCGGGAGGCGTGCGCCGGCTCCGCGTGGCGCGTCGACGAAGTCCGGTACGACCGGCCGGAGCACTACGAAGCGGTGCTGCGCAAGGCGTAG
- a CDS encoding DUF7522 family protein: protein MSQLLPDEAAERLVSTCRTTVGDNARSVTYFSRTDHEQLYLREDLEQDADLMAFIGTERQDFAMASDGYSGTELGRYRYTMRVFENGYAIRVDGRDKGVLVTCDGMELRDFNHLATAVGKTLDEWEGED, encoded by the coding sequence ATGTCCCAACTGCTGCCCGACGAGGCGGCCGAGCGACTCGTCTCCACGTGTCGAACCACCGTCGGCGACAACGCGCGGTCGGTGACGTACTTCTCGCGCACGGACCACGAGCAGCTGTACCTCCGCGAGGACTTGGAGCAGGACGCCGACCTGATGGCGTTCATCGGCACCGAGCGCCAGGACTTCGCGATGGCGAGCGACGGCTACTCCGGCACCGAGTTGGGCCGCTACCGCTACACGATGCGCGTGTTCGAGAACGGCTACGCCATCCGCGTCGACGGCCGCGACAAGGGCGTGCTCGTCACCTGTGACGGGATGGAGCTTCGCGACTTCAACCACCTCGCGACCGCCGTCGGCAAAACGCTCGACGAGTGGGAGGGCGAGGACTGA
- a CDS encoding DEAD/DEAH box helicase has product MSDTSRATGMDAFAALGDEVRAALSERGFTTPTAPQRRAIPPLAAGKDALVIAPTGTGKTETAMLPVLSALADTRPEGLGALYVTPLRALNRDMRERLEWWGEYLDLDVQVRHGDTTQYQRSKQADDPPDVLVTTPETLQAMLTGEKLRAALSDVDHVVVDEVHELAASKRGAQLTVGLERVRRLSGDFQRIGLSATVGDPEEVGKFLTGDRGCEIIEVDVGSKVEFDVVSPEVTLEDERLAGKLATDPDIASHVRFIRDVVRDNESVLIFVNTRQTAEALGSRFKTLGEPIGVHHGSLSKDARIEVEDAFKAGEVDGLVCTSSMELGIDVGRVDHVVQYNSPREVARLLQRVGRAGHRRDEVSRGTIVTDAPDDTMEALAIARRAVDGDVEDSGIHHMSLDTLANQIVGLLMDMGEVDAREAYELITRAYPFRDLAEATFREVARELSGNRLLWIDEERDVLETSGGTWQYYYRNLSMIPDEETYDVYDISSRRQIGTLDERFVVNFAQPGEAFIQRGELWRINDIDDEEAEVNVAPIEDPAGEVPSWTGQEIPVPRAVAGEVGEMRGVAEPQFAGGADTDAVAREFAGRYPAEADTIAVGLDTVQKHAEAGHPMPTDSRIVVEGLGRSIAINAAFGHEVNRTLGRLLSALIGQRTGSSVGMEADPYRVELEVPNGVTPGTVMEVLEETDPAHVEALLELALKNSDTLKFTLAHVAAKFGALKRYQGNKRFGGDRLMAALEGTPVFDEAVREVFHTELAVEETADLLDAIDAGDVEVVAARERTPLGTDGRSSGREFLVPENADASVIETIRDRIMDDHVIQLCVHCGEWKQRTKVRRVRDTPECPECGSTRIAALNPWDEDTVKAVRAHEKDDEQEKLTRKANRAANLVQAHGKQAVIALAARGVGPHNAARIIGKLRENEDDFYRDILKQERQYARTKSFWE; this is encoded by the coding sequence ATGAGCGACACGTCGCGAGCGACGGGGATGGACGCCTTCGCCGCGCTCGGCGACGAGGTGCGGGCGGCCCTCTCGGAGCGAGGATTCACGACGCCGACGGCGCCCCAACGACGAGCTATCCCGCCGCTGGCGGCCGGGAAGGACGCCCTCGTGATCGCCCCGACCGGCACCGGGAAGACGGAGACGGCGATGCTCCCCGTGCTCTCGGCGCTCGCGGACACTCGCCCGGAGGGGCTCGGCGCGCTGTACGTGACGCCGCTTCGGGCGCTCAACCGCGACATGCGCGAGCGGCTTGAGTGGTGGGGCGAGTACCTCGACCTCGACGTGCAGGTGCGCCACGGCGACACCACCCAGTACCAGCGGAGCAAGCAAGCTGACGACCCGCCGGACGTGCTCGTGACGACGCCTGAGACGCTCCAGGCGATGCTTACGGGCGAGAAGCTCCGGGCCGCCCTCTCGGACGTGGACCACGTCGTCGTCGACGAGGTGCACGAACTCGCCGCCTCGAAGCGGGGCGCACAGTTGACAGTGGGGCTCGAACGCGTGCGCCGACTCTCGGGCGACTTCCAGCGGATCGGCTTGTCGGCGACGGTCGGCGACCCCGAGGAGGTGGGGAAGTTCCTCACCGGCGACCGCGGCTGTGAGATAATCGAGGTCGACGTGGGGAGCAAGGTCGAGTTCGACGTGGTGTCGCCGGAGGTGACGCTGGAGGACGAGCGCCTCGCCGGGAAACTGGCGACCGACCCCGACATCGCGAGCCACGTCCGGTTCATCAGGGACGTGGTCCGCGACAACGAGTCGGTGCTGATCTTCGTCAACACCCGCCAGACGGCCGAGGCGCTCGGCTCGCGGTTCAAGACGCTCGGCGAACCGATCGGGGTCCACCACGGCTCGCTGTCGAAGGACGCGCGGATCGAGGTGGAAGACGCGTTCAAGGCCGGCGAGGTCGACGGGCTCGTCTGCACCTCCTCGATGGAGTTGGGGATCGACGTGGGCCGCGTCGACCACGTCGTCCAGTACAACTCCCCGCGCGAGGTCGCGCGCCTCCTCCAGCGCGTGGGGCGCGCGGGCCACCGCCGCGACGAGGTGAGCCGCGGCACCATCGTGACGGACGCTCCCGACGACACGATGGAGGCGCTCGCCATCGCCCGCCGCGCCGTCGACGGCGACGTGGAGGACTCCGGCATCCACCACATGAGCCTCGACACGCTCGCCAACCAGATCGTCGGGCTGCTGATGGACATGGGCGAGGTCGACGCCCGCGAGGCGTACGAGCTGATCACCCGGGCGTACCCGTTCCGCGACCTCGCGGAGGCGACCTTCCGGGAGGTGGCGCGAGAGCTGTCTGGGAACCGGCTGCTGTGGATCGACGAGGAACGCGACGTGCTGGAGACCTCCGGTGGCACGTGGCAGTACTACTACCGGAACCTCTCGATGATCCCCGACGAGGAGACGTACGACGTGTACGACATCTCCTCGCGCCGCCAGATCGGCACGCTCGACGAGCGGTTCGTCGTCAACTTCGCTCAGCCGGGGGAGGCGTTCATCCAGCGCGGGGAGCTGTGGCGCATCAACGACATCGACGACGAGGAAGCGGAGGTGAACGTCGCGCCCATCGAGGACCCCGCCGGCGAGGTGCCGTCGTGGACTGGCCAGGAGATTCCCGTCCCGCGCGCCGTCGCCGGGGAGGTTGGCGAGATGCGCGGCGTCGCCGAACCGCAGTTCGCCGGCGGCGCCGACACCGACGCGGTCGCCCGCGAGTTCGCCGGGCGCTACCCCGCCGAGGCAGACACCATCGCCGTCGGCCTCGACACCGTCCAGAAGCACGCCGAGGCGGGCCACCCGATGCCGACCGACTCGCGGATCGTCGTGGAGGGGCTCGGGCGCTCCATCGCGATCAACGCCGCGTTCGGTCACGAGGTGAACCGCACGCTCGGCAGACTGCTCTCGGCGCTCATCGGCCAGCGCACCGGCTCGTCGGTCGGGATGGAGGCCGACCCGTACCGCGTCGAGTTGGAGGTGCCGAACGGCGTCACCCCGGGGACCGTCATGGAGGTGCTGGAGGAGACCGACCCCGCGCACGTCGAGGCGCTCCTCGAACTCGCGTTGAAGAACTCGGACACGCTGAAGTTCACCCTCGCACACGTCGCCGCGAAGTTCGGCGCGCTGAAACGGTATCAGGGGAACAAGCGCTTCGGCGGCGACCGCCTCATGGCCGCGCTGGAGGGGACGCCCGTGTTCGACGAGGCGGTGCGGGAGGTGTTCCACACGGAACTCGCCGTCGAGGAGACCGCCGACCTGCTCGACGCCATCGACGCCGGCGACGTGGAGGTGGTCGCCGCTCGCGAACGCACTCCACTCGGGACAGATGGCCGCTCCTCCGGTCGGGAGTTCCTCGTGCCCGAGAACGCCGACGCGTCGGTCATCGAGACCATCCGCGACCGGATCATGGACGACCACGTGATCCAGTTGTGCGTCCACTGCGGCGAGTGGAAGCAACGGACGAAGGTGCGGCGCGTCCGCGACACCCCGGAGTGTCCCGAGTGCGGGTCGACGCGCATCGCGGCGCTGAACCCGTGGGACGAGGACACCGTGAAAGCCGTCCGCGCCCACGAGAAGGACGACGAGCAGGAGAAGCTGACGCGGAAGGCGAACCGCGCGGCGAACCTCGTGCAAGCGCACGGGAAGCAGGCGGTGATCGCACTCGCCGCTCGCGGTGTGGGGCCACACAACGCCGCGCGGATCATCGGGAAGTTGCGCGAGAACGAGGACGACTTCTACCGCGACATTCTCAAACAGGAGCGCCAGTACGCGCGGACGAAGAGCTTCTGGGAGTAG
- a CDS encoding rubrerythrin-like domain-containing protein: MPAIDIDPYRASEGLFECVGCGSRTQSGSHPGTCPSCGNHVQNLSVSRE, translated from the coding sequence ATGCCAGCCATCGACATCGATCCGTACCGCGCGTCGGAGGGCCTGTTCGAATGTGTCGGCTGCGGGAGCCGAACGCAGTCGGGGAGCCACCCGGGCACGTGCCCGAGTTGCGGTAACCACGTCCAGAACCTCTCGGTGAGCCGCGAGTAA
- a CDS encoding NAD(P)/FAD-dependent oxidoreductase, whose amino-acid sequence MHVAVLGAGYAGVALTRKLESRLPSDVDITLVDESADHVLVHETHRAIRRPAVADAISIPVEDLLDRAEFVRDRVVDVDAEAGQAELASGDTIEWDYGALCLGSETAYYGIEGLREHATPLKSLDDAARVREDFLDVVEHGGRVVVGGAGLSGVQVAGELAALAREEGAEVPEDVEVVVVEMLDDVAPNFPANFRRAVREQLTDRGVDVETGTTVEEVFDDRLVTDDGDLRYDQLVWTGGIAGDDALDGDRPVVRADLRLTDRTFALGDAARAVDANGEPVPASASAAIREAKTVAENLARLVDHDRTAQPDDFEPRLARYRFEVPGWLVSIGDGAVAQLGPTVLTGTAAKASKAGVGAGYLTSVGAVDKARKLVEEELL is encoded by the coding sequence ATGCACGTCGCCGTTCTCGGCGCCGGTTACGCCGGCGTCGCCTTGACCCGCAAACTCGAATCGCGCCTCCCGTCCGACGTGGACATCACGCTCGTCGACGAGTCCGCCGACCACGTCCTCGTCCACGAGACCCACCGCGCGATCCGACGCCCGGCGGTCGCCGACGCCATCTCGATTCCCGTCGAGGACCTGCTCGACCGCGCCGAGTTCGTCCGCGACCGCGTCGTCGACGTCGACGCCGAGGCCGGCCAGGCGGAACTGGCGTCCGGCGACACCATCGAGTGGGACTACGGGGCACTCTGTCTCGGCTCGGAGACGGCGTACTACGGTATCGAGGGGCTCCGCGAGCACGCGACGCCGTTGAAGTCGCTCGACGACGCCGCGCGGGTCCGCGAGGACTTCCTCGACGTGGTCGAGCACGGCGGGCGCGTCGTCGTCGGTGGTGCTGGCCTCTCGGGCGTGCAGGTGGCCGGCGAGTTGGCCGCGCTCGCCCGCGAGGAGGGCGCGGAGGTCCCCGAAGACGTGGAGGTCGTCGTGGTGGAGATGCTCGACGACGTGGCGCCGAACTTCCCCGCGAACTTCCGGCGCGCGGTGCGCGAGCAGTTGACCGACCGCGGCGTCGACGTCGAGACGGGGACGACCGTCGAAGAGGTGTTCGACGACCGGCTCGTCACCGACGACGGCGACCTCCGCTACGACCAACTCGTGTGGACCGGCGGAATCGCGGGCGACGACGCCCTCGACGGCGACCGCCCCGTCGTCCGCGCGGACCTCCGTTTGACCGACCGGACGTTCGCACTGGGCGACGCCGCGCGGGCGGTCGACGCCAACGGTGAACCGGTGCCCGCCTCGGCGTCGGCTGCCATCCGCGAGGCGAAGACGGTCGCCGAGAACCTCGCGCGACTGGTCGACCACGACCGCACGGCGCAGCCGGACGACTTCGAACCGCGCCTCGCACGCTACCGCTTCGAGGTACCCGGCTGGCTCGTCTCGATCGGTGACGGCGCGGTCGCGCAACTCGGCCCGACGGTGCTCACCGGCACGGCGGCGAAGGCGTCGAAGGCCGGCGTCGGCGCGGGCTACCTCACCTCCGTCGGCGCCGTCGACAAGGCGCGCAAACTGGTCGAGGAGGAACTGCTGTAG
- the mvaD gene encoding phosphomevalonate decarboxylase MvaD — protein sequence MKATATAHPIQGLVKYHGMRDAERRLPYHDSISLCTAPSRTTTTVEWEPDATPSDDEYRIDGDVVEGRGAERIELVTDYVRDLADLDAAVRVESENSFPSNVGFGSSSSGFAALAMALTEAAGLDMTRPEVSTVARRGSSSAARAVTGAYSVLYAGMNDEDCRSERLDVGVGPDGFDPEEDLRVVTALVPAYKETEEAHREAEASHMFDARMAHVHEQLQRMRDRLRVGEFSGIFEIAEHDSLSLTATTMTGPAGWVYWQPETIAVFNAVRELREEEDVPVYFSTDTGASVYVNTPAEYAERVEERIAQVGVETEIWEVGGPARVLSESKSLF from the coding sequence ATGAAGGCCACCGCGACGGCCCACCCGATCCAGGGCCTCGTGAAGTACCACGGGATGCGCGACGCCGAGCGACGGCTCCCGTACCACGACTCGATCAGTCTCTGTACCGCCCCCTCGCGGACGACGACGACCGTCGAGTGGGAGCCGGACGCGACGCCCTCGGACGACGAGTACCGCATCGACGGCGACGTCGTCGAGGGGCGCGGCGCCGAGCGGATCGAACTGGTCACCGACTACGTGCGCGACTTGGCCGACCTCGACGCGGCGGTCCGCGTCGAGTCCGAGAACTCCTTCCCGTCGAACGTCGGCTTCGGCTCCTCCTCCTCGGGGTTCGCCGCGCTGGCGATGGCGCTCACCGAAGCCGCCGGCCTCGACATGACGCGCCCGGAGGTCTCGACGGTCGCGCGCCGCGGCTCGTCGTCCGCCGCCCGCGCGGTCACCGGCGCCTACTCGGTGCTGTACGCCGGCATGAACGACGAGGACTGCCGCTCGGAGCGCCTCGACGTCGGTGTCGGTCCCGACGGCTTCGACCCGGAGGAGGACCTCCGCGTCGTGACGGCGCTCGTGCCCGCGTACAAGGAGACCGAAGAGGCGCACCGCGAGGCAGAGGCCAGCCACATGTTCGACGCCCGGATGGCCCACGTCCACGAACAGCTCCAGCGGATGCGCGACCGCCTCCGCGTCGGCGAGTTCTCTGGGATCTTCGAGATCGCAGAACACGATTCGCTGTCGCTGACGGCGACGACGATGACCGGCCCCGCTGGCTGGGTGTACTGGCAGCCAGAGACCATCGCCGTGTTCAACGCCGTGCGCGAACTCCGCGAGGAGGAGGACGTGCCCGTCTACTTCTCGACGGACACCGGCGCGAGCGTGTACGTCAACACGCCCGCCGAGTACGCCGAGCGCGTCGAGGAACGGATCGCGCAGGTCGGCGTGGAGACGGAGATCTGGGAGGTCGGCGGCCCGGCGCGCGTGCTGAGCGAGTCGAAATCGTTGTTCTGA
- a CDS encoding sensor histidine kinase: protein MFPRADVAAVVAAALVVAVWAATVAWRHREERGAVALATLLMAAAWTALATLGGFTAEGADQLLVWRQLRQVGFVVFAPAFLLFCARYAEVDRLAGRRTVAGLGVVAALIAAGIATTHLHGLFYGVGEFRLVAGVPRADFERGPLFWVHILYAYVLVATGTVLVVRRAIRTRHLFRRQAAVVVAFALVPWASNVVAVATPSAVLVDPTVVTVPVAGALVAVGVYRYRVLDAAPVARGIVLDHIDDGVLVVDHDGSLVDYNRTMWRYLGPNPVGKPVRELRSDPLSEYLAAREGPGTVEASNLERRPDDADDEDDADDGDGGDGAVDSLSLLDATGETRTFDVRRSGMTDTTGAELAAVYLFRDVTKRREREAQLRRRNEELDRFAGVVSHDLRNPLAVADGYLDLARETGEANHFERVEGAHDRLDAIISDLLALARTDEPTVAPVRLAESVRGAWRHVDTASASLSLDVAEDVVVLADSARLDRLFENLVRNAVEHGGDDVTVTVEAGDDWFAVGDDGPGLPADLGEAAFDEGASGDGGTGIGLAIVRSVAEAHGWTVEVDEAATGARFVVRGVERRSSDEQ from the coding sequence GTGTTTCCACGTGCGGACGTGGCCGCCGTCGTCGCCGCCGCGTTGGTCGTCGCCGTGTGGGCGGCCACGGTTGCGTGGCGCCACCGCGAGGAGCGCGGCGCCGTGGCGCTGGCTACGCTGTTGATGGCAGCCGCCTGGACGGCACTGGCGACGCTCGGCGGCTTCACCGCCGAAGGTGCCGACCAGCTTCTCGTCTGGCGGCAACTCAGACAGGTCGGGTTCGTCGTGTTCGCCCCTGCGTTCCTGCTGTTCTGCGCCAGGTACGCCGAGGTCGACCGGCTCGCCGGGCGACGGACCGTCGCGGGCCTGGGCGTGGTCGCGGCGCTCATCGCCGCCGGCATCGCGACGACGCACCTGCACGGACTGTTCTACGGCGTCGGGGAGTTCCGGCTGGTCGCGGGGGTCCCACGTGCCGACTTCGAGCGCGGGCCACTGTTCTGGGTGCACATCCTCTACGCGTACGTGTTGGTTGCCACCGGCACCGTCTTGGTCGTCCGCCGGGCGATCCGAACCCGTCACCTGTTCCGGCGGCAAGCGGCCGTGGTCGTCGCGTTCGCGCTCGTCCCGTGGGCGTCGAACGTCGTGGCCGTCGCCACGCCGTCGGCGGTGTTGGTCGACCCGACCGTCGTCACGGTACCGGTGGCCGGCGCACTCGTCGCGGTGGGCGTGTACCGCTACCGCGTGCTCGACGCCGCGCCGGTCGCGCGCGGCATCGTCCTCGACCACATCGACGACGGGGTGCTCGTCGTCGACCACGACGGGTCACTCGTCGACTACAACCGGACGATGTGGCGCTATCTCGGCCCCAACCCGGTCGGAAAGCCGGTGAGGGAACTGCGCTCTGACCCACTCTCGGAGTACCTCGCCGCGCGAGAGGGGCCCGGTACGGTCGAAGCCAGCAACCTCGAGCGTCGCCCCGACGACGCAGATGACGAAGACGACGCAGACGACGGAGACGGCGGAGACGGCGCCGTCGACAGTCTCTCGCTGCTGGACGCGACTGGGGAGACGCGGACGTTCGACGTGCGACGGTCCGGGATGACCGACACCACCGGCGCCGAACTCGCAGCCGTGTACCTGTTCCGCGACGTGACCAAGCGGCGCGAGCGGGAGGCACAACTCCGACGTCGCAACGAGGAACTCGACCGCTTCGCCGGGGTGGTCAGCCACGACCTCCGCAACCCGCTCGCGGTCGCGGATGGGTATCTCGACCTCGCTCGCGAGACCGGCGAGGCAAACCACTTCGAGCGAGTCGAGGGCGCCCACGACCGGCTGGACGCGATCATCAGCGACCTCCTCGCGTTGGCACGGACCGACGAGCCGACCGTGGCACCAGTGCGACTCGCGGAGAGCGTCCGAGGCGCCTGGCGCCACGTTGACACCGCCTCCGCCTCGCTGTCGCTCGACGTAGCCGAGGACGTGGTCGTGCTCGCGGACTCCGCCCGCCTCGACCGACTGTTCGAGAACCTCGTGCGCAACGCCGTCGAACACGGCGGCGACGACGTGACCGTCACCGTCGAGGCGGGCGACGACTGGTTCGCCGTCGGCGACGACGGCCCGGGCCTCCCGGCCGACCTCGGCGAGGCCGCCTTCGACGAGGGTGCCTCCGGCGACGGCGGCACCGGAATCGGACTCGCCATCGTCCGCTCGGTCGCCGAGGCGCACGGCTGGACGGTCGAGGTCGACGAGGCGGCGACGGGCGCACGCTTCGTCGTGCGCGGCGTCGAGCGGCGGAGTTCGGACGAGCAGTGA